The following are encoded together in the Lactuca sativa cultivar Salinas chromosome 1, Lsat_Salinas_v11, whole genome shotgun sequence genome:
- the LOC111889130 gene encoding cytochrome P450 81Q32, with translation MGAFYFYFSLTFLAISAITNYFLRKFQNLPPTPWLPPLPIIGHLYLLKRPLHKSLAKISARYGPVQLLQIGSRRVLVVSSPSAAEECLTKNDIIFANRPRQLLAGKYLGYNYDSLVYAPYGDHWRNLRRVTTLEILSSHRLREFEPIRADEVRLMIRKLYRSWSGEAVEVQVNAMLVDLTLNAVMRMVSGKRYYYGKDDILTDEEKEKAHRFQEIVEEVFCAMSVSHIGDYLPILRWLGVSKLEKQLIALQAKRDLFMKELVEEIRCSMKNSGKRNMIQVLLSLQQTEPECYTDEMIRSIMLTILAGGTHTSICTLEWAMSLLVNNPSVLKKAHNEINSHVGHDRCVEESDMVNLPYLACIIKETLRMYPAGPLLPHESSKDCMVSGYHVPRGTMLLVNAWGIQNDPNIWGDPETFRPERFEGVEVYGDGFKLLPFGFGRRSCPGENMAMRMVGLALGSLIQCFEWGRTSKAKVDMNGGTGIALAKTIHLVAMCQPRPIMLNLLSQL, from the exons ATGGGAGCGTTTTACTTTTATTTCTCATTAACATTCTTAGCCATTTCTGCCATCACTAATTACTTCCTCCGCAAATTTCAAAACCTCCCACCAACGCCATGGCTTCCTCCCCTACCCATAATCGGCCACCTCTACCTTCTAAAACGACCGCTCCACAAATCCCTCGCTAAAATCTCAGCAAGATACGGCCCAGTCCAACTCCTGCAAATTGGCTCACGTCGGGTGCTCGTCGTGTCCTCTCCCTCCGCCGCCGAAGAATGTCTCACCAAGAACGATATCATATTCGCCAACCGCCCTCGGCAGCTTCTCGCAGGGAAGTACCTTGGCTACAACTACGACAGCCTCGTCTATGCACCCTATGGTGACCACTGGCGGAACCTCCGCCGTGTCACCACCCTAGAAATCCTTTCATCTCATCGGCTTCGTGAGTTTGAACCCATACGTGCTGATGAAGTACGCCTCATGATACGAAAACTCTATCGTTCTTGGTCTGGGGAGGCGGTTGAAGTGCAAGTCAACGCTATGTTGGTTGACCTGACGCTCAACGCTGTCATGAGGATGGTTTCTGGTAAAAGGTATTACTATGGGAAAGATGACATATTGACGGATGAGGAGAAGGAGAAGGCACATCGGTTTCAGGAGATAGTGGAGGAGGTTTTTTGTGCGATGAGTGTTTCACATATAGGAGATTACTTGCCCATATTGAGGTGGTTAGGAGTAAGCAAACTGGAAAAGCAATTGATAGCTTTGCAAGCAAAGCGAGACTTGTTCATGAAGGAGCTTGTTGAGGAGATAAGATGTAGCATGAAGAATAGTGGCAAGAGGAATATGATTCAAGTGTTGCTATCTTTGCAACAAACGGAACCAGAGTGCTACACCGATGAAATGATTCGTAGCATCATGCTG ACGATACTAGCAGGAGGTACTCATACATCCATATGCACATTGGAGTGGGCAATGTCTCTTTTAGTGAACAATCCAAGTGTTCTAAAGAAGGCACATAATGAGATCAACAGTCATGTCGGACATGATCGTTGTGTTGAGGAATCAGACATGGTTAACCTACCTTatcttgcatgtataataaaggaGACTTTGCGGATGTACCCAGCTGGACCTCTGCTTCCTCATGAGTCATCAAAGGATTGCATGGTTAGCGGCTATCATGTCCCTCGTGGAACAATGTTATTAGTAAATGCATGGGGAATACAGAATGACCCAAACATTTGGGGAGATCCTGAAACATTTAGGCCAGAGAGGTTTGAAGGGGTAGAAGTCTATGGAGATGGTTTCAAGTTATTGCCATTTGGATTTGGAAGGAGAAGTTGTCCGGGAGAAAACATGGCAATGCGAATGGTTGGATTGGCATTGGGGTCTCTTATCCAGTGCTTCGAATGGGGAAGAACAAGTAAGGCCAAGGTTGACATGAATGGAGGAACTGGAATAGCTTTGGCAAAGACTATACATTTGGTTGCAATGTGCCAACCACGTCCTATAATGTTGAATCTACTATCGCAGTTATGA